CACATGGGAGGTCTCAGGAAACTGGAACCTGTCTGGAGAAAGGGATTtgatttctttgctgtttttacCATCAGATGGACCTGCTTTTGGGAGTTAGAggtggggaaagaaggaaggagagcaacttcttgaaatgttttatatgacaaatattttccttccagaaaaGCTGAGTAGTGAGCATGCTACTGAAATGGAAGATGTCAAATCCTTGGTGCACAGACTGTTTGTGGCTCTACATTTAGAAGATCACCAGatcaggaaagagagagaattgcTACAGAAACTGGACCATCTGAAagaagagctgctgcctcttgaACAGGTTGGAAAGtagggttgttggggtttttataaCTCAGGAGCATTTCTTTTAAGAGTAAGTCCCGTGATAGAAGCAAACGAGTGTGAACAGCTGGGGTGTGTCTGTCTGGTTGGTTTTGTAGACAAAGGTCACTTCGAATGTCATTTGCATGATTTTCAGATCACTTttccctcctgctgtgctgatTCTTTGAGTAGAAACCACACCACCTGGAGAAAGCTGTCATGAACAAGTCTCAGCATGGCTAGTATTGGGTGTGAAaatctgctgctctggcagttctgaaaaacaaaagtggAGTGAAAATAATCTGAGGCTTAGGCTAAGGTTTTCTGTATCAGCAGTCATGCATATTAATGGTTGTCAGAACCCAAGAAGGGAAGGTATTCATGTTGATCTAGGGCAGGCTAAGCTAACCTAGCATGAGGGGAGGGAGCCAGTAAAAGCCTGACAAAGTTTTGGCTTCAGACCTGCTTTGTGAGAACCAGCCTCAGAGTTAACCAGAGCTGCCTTTAATGGTAAATGGAAGTTCGGTGGACAAAAATCCCTCATAGTGGGAGGGGGAGATTAAAAGAAGGATTTCTTGATGCACAACAGCCAGGAGTTATGGTCGTCCTTGGATTTCAGTCCTGTTCTTTCTCATCAGGCTAAGTTGGTAAAGAAGAGTCACAAAAGATGCTGAAAACAGTCCTAGCCCAGCAGGAGAAAACATAATTGAGGAGCACTCAGCAGGTTTccatatttcttttccttagatGAAAGCCAGAATCATGGACAGTGCAGAAGCCAAGACTTCTAGGCTTCTCTGGATTGGCTTAGCTCTGATGTCAACACAAGGGGGAGCGTTGGCCTGGCTCACCTGGTGGGTCTATTCCTGGGACATCATGGAGCCAGTCACCTACTTCATCACTTACGGGAGTGCCATGGCTTTCTATGCCTACTTTGTGCTTACTAAACAGGTAAGTCCTCAGTTTGTAAATGCCTGGAGTGCTGTAAAGGAGGAAACACAGCTCTAAAAATCAGTGTTTGGGCTCTGTGGGAAACACACTTCACTGAGTAGCCTGGCCATCAGTCAGGGGCTTGTTTGATCCCCAGCGCAGCTGGATATATGAATGTTGTGTTACGGAAAATGAAGCCAGGTCCTGTTACACGTGAGCTGCAGACCAGCTGCTGAGCATGACTACTGTCTGTAAGGTTTTTTAATCTAGGGAACGAGAAGTGATGAAAGAGGTCTCTCCTTTTACATTTTTGTAGATCCCTTTGAATAGTAACTGGCACCTTGCTcactgctgcacagggagggcagCTAGTGGTGCTGTGCCACTTTGTGAACGTCGCTTTATAAAAGCAAATCACTGACCAGCAGCTTTCATCTGCTGGAGTTTATCTATAATGGGTGCAGGGTACCAAACATTTTGGAACCCTGGCAGTTGCATTACTGAAATACACCTAATTTAGTGCCTGAAAAAATATATTGCTTTGCTCTTTGTAATCTGACTGCTTTTCCATGACTGTGAATGAATGGAGTGAAATCAAGGACAGCTGGAGTGGAGCAGGAAACAGGCAGTGtttagaagaaaaagattttgttgagcaacaaaacccacagaTCTTAACTGAGCTGCACAATACAGACTTGTCCTGAAATCCTGTTAAGGTTtggaaaaatgctgctttttcctGTTGTAGCTCTGTACTTTACTCCCAAAGTGGATATCTTGATAATGTTGAGCTTCCTGTGACACAAAACTTTTTGTTATGGAGGTATGTGGAAGAGTAACCAACACTTGCTGCCATATCACCAATGGATCTTGTGAGATATTAGTGAAAAGGGGAGATGTCTGTTTTTGTGAACAGCTGGTTCTGGATGTGAATTTTAGTCCTCCTCACTGATTTTTAAGAACAACTAAGGCATTCCTACTTTTTCTGAGCAGATAAAGACATTGCTACTTGGGCATTTTTTAACAGCTGCTGATGTCATTGCTTGcaactttcatagaatcataaaatgctttgggttggaagggacctctaaaggtcatccagtccaattccctctgcagtcagcaggggcatcctcaactagatcaggttgcccagagccctgttgagtctcaccttgaatacctccagggatggggcctcaaccacctccctgggcaacctgttccagtgttccactaccttcatggtaATAAGTCATTGAGAAATAGTAGCTGAACTTTCTCAGGCTCCTTGGAAGTAGTATCCATTTACTCAGGCAGCTCCAGCCATGAAGATCACACTGTCTGTATTATACatgaaaaatcctttaaaatccATAAAAATTATTCCTTGTGTGTGTCTGAAAGGCACTTAAGACCTGTTAAGGTAGCCTCCTAACAGaacatgtgtctgtgtgttgaACTAGATAAATcttcctggaacaggctgaatttctattgaaaactcaattctGCAGATCATCTTCTGCTCTCTATTCGTTTTTCTGACTAACCTCAAATATGTGCCCTGCTTTCTCCACCAGGACTACATTTACACTGATGCCAAAGATAGGCAGTTTCTCCACTACTTCTACCGGAAATCCAAAACCCAGCATTTTAATGTGGCACGATACAACAAGCTCAAAGAAGACCTAGCAAAGGTATTTAAATACAGCCCTTAAAGAATGAGGTAGCCTCTGGTTTAAGACTTTTTTCCCAGTAAATTCTAAGCTAACAGAAAATTGACCTCAAGCTTTGCTACCTGCATTCAAAACAGTGCACTGCTTATCAGCCCAGTTCCAGCTGTTCAAATAACCAAATGGTGTTTGCCACTGACATAGAAACTACTGCAGTAAGTCAGCAGAAAGGGAGACCTTCATGAATTTAATTTAAACCCAAGTCAATTTATCATTCttaattcctctttttttgcaTTCTCTAATGGTGTTTTTGGCCATTTTGATAGAATAGCTGCATTGCTTTAGGAGACAGTAAGTTTGCTATGCTGCTGTGATAGTAACAGGCTCCTCCCTTCCTTGGAAGGAAACTGTCTTCCAGAGTTCAGCATTTGACATCTTAATCCTATTCCTTAGGCAAAAGGCTTAGATTTACAGAATACAGGCAACTGGATGGAAAAGGTGAGGTCTGCACCTAGAAGAAACCTTGTGGTCTTCATGACGGAGTGTAGGAAATCTCTCACTGCTCAGTTCTTACTCTACCAACCCTGTGTTCAATGTCCTGTAAAAGAAAATTGGAACTACCCCTAATTACAGCTCAAGAGCTTTGGTTCAGGGTATCATTTCCTGAGCCACATTTAACACAAGGATGTTTTTTTCAGTAGCCTGCAAGTTCTGTAATTGGAATTTCAGGAAAATGATACTTTGGGGGGGTTGGCAAGTGGGTGAACTGGCAGCATACTTGCTTCTCCTGAAGATGGGCTGAATGACCTGAGCAGGTCTGTAGATGTTTAGCATCCTCCATTTGATTAGTTTGGTTTCTTGCATAAGGTCAGTGCCTTCTAAGAAAGGAAAGATACTGATGTGTGAAAAAGGAGGCTAAAACAGAGCGCTGCAGAAGGATGAACTCTCACTCTCTCTTGCATTGGCAGGCAGAAGAATCCCTGAGGCGTCTGCGCCAACCTCTGCACCTGAAGCTTCCAATCCAGGAGATCAATGACAAGGACTGACTTTGGTTTTGTACATATTACAACTGCCCTTTGAAAGCTGATACAAACCTTTAGTTACTCTACAGAAACTGGATATTTTTGACCACTATAGTTTTGAAAGTTGCAATAAATATCTGTGAAAATGATTTGGTCCCTCAGTGGTGTGGGTTCGGTGGTGGTTTCTCTTAAGGCCTTATGAAGAAGCTGCTGAAGCAAAGTTCTTCAAGGTATTTGTTAAATCTCagtaaaataaatcacaaaatgttagggattggaagggcccttgagagatcatccagtccaagccccctgccagagcaggatcagatagggcaggtcacacaggaacacatccaggcaggttttgaatgtcttcaaaggagactccacaacctctctgggcagcctgttcaacaGAGGCATTCTGCCTGCTGGTAAAATGAGGGGGATGTTTCTAGAACAAGGGCTGTCTCTTTAGTACCACTTGGTCTCAGgttgcaccacaggaggtttaggttggatattagaagaaacttcttcactgaaagggttctcaaaggctggaacaggctccccagggaggtgggtgaagatgtttaaaagatgtgtagatgtggtgctgagggacatggtttagcaccagccttggtagagtcagataatggttggacttgatgatctgagaggtctttcccaatcaAAACAGTTTTATGATTTACtgtagcacagcagcagctcatagAACAATCAACTTCTGCATTGAGtattaaagattttttccctTCACATGACTGTTTCCTTTTCCCTAGCTCTATGAATTGACTCTGTAGGTGCAACACCACCAGTGGAGGTTGGACCTGCATCACAAGTAAGCTTTTTGTAGTAAATACTGCTCCAAAACTCACATGTATCAAATTCATTTACTATAAAATCAATTCTATTTCACTGCTGCATTTTATTGAAAGGCTTTATCAAAACATTCAAACATACATGACTAAAAAAGCTTAAAACAGCCATAGATTTCAGTAGTAGCCAAGACTTAGCATTTACTACTCAGAACATGGTATATGGAAAGATTTAACTAAAGCAAAGGCAGTAAATTGATTTTATACCCAGGAAAGTGGCTTAAGACACTTTTCTCAGCTTGAGTTCTCCATTGTTCCCCAGAGTTAAGCATATATACGAAAAAATGTAAACAGTAATAAAAGAAATCCTGACTTCTAGTCAGTATCATGGAAATCACTGATGCTGCAGTAGGAATGGTCCTATAGTGACAACCCCTTTTATGCACACATAATCTCTGTGGctaggaggagaaagaggctgacccaccaccaaaccctgAAATATGAGGgttcctagaatggcttaggttggaaggaacctcagagatcttctactccaaccccccctgccatgggcagggacacctctcagctagactcggctgctcaaggcctcatccagcctgaccttgaacacctccagggaggaggtatccactacctccctgggcagcctattccagagtcatATCGAAGAGCTTCTtacatggaatggtttgggttggaagggacctccaaggtcattaGTCCAACTCCTGCTGGACTTTCCCCattcttcctaagatcctgTCTAACCCTGGTCTCactcagcttcaaactattcccCTTTGTCCCATCTCtagacacctttatgaaaagtccctctccagccttcctgtaggatcccttcagatagtggaaggcagctctaaggtccccctggagtcttctccaggctggataaccccagctccctgagcctatcctcagagcagaggtgctccagcctgtggatcatctttgtgaccctgctctggactcactccaacagagTTTGTATATATTGTGCTTTGCAGAACTGTCTAGAGGTGTCCCAGCAGTCATCAGTGAGCCTGGAAGCTTGAAAAGGTTTTGCTTTAGCTTTAGAGATGTGTACAAGGTGAGCTTACCCAACGTGATGCTAAGCAAGCTGTACCAGCTCTCATTTCACTACTGCTTGCTTTTCCCCAAAAAGCACCAGCAAGCTCTAATTGTGCCACAAACATAAATGATGTGCAAGCAAAAAGAAGCCCCTTTTCCATAACAGTGCTACCATTGTGCACAAGGAATTAGGTTCCTCTTTAATGTTggttgaaaataaaaaagtatcTAAAAATCTCAATAAATCCACAAAAATTGGAGAGTGGATCTTGCTGTCCATAG
The DNA window shown above is from Indicator indicator isolate 239-I01 chromosome 8, UM_Iind_1.1, whole genome shotgun sequence and carries:
- the MCUB gene encoding calcium uniporter regulatory subunit MCUb, mitochondrial, whose product is MLTGLGRALRSGWPPGKRHPPVLLGGRAARGRWNDCQPHAAPQVLLWRYGGAWRGWEGTPYSTLVPSDVTVNYRHGLPVITLMLPTRSERCQFTVKPALTTVGAFLQDVQREDKGIERAEVFTTDGSKVSDATLMEVLLLNDFKLVINNTAYSVSPPVKEKLSSEHATEMEDVKSLVHRLFVALHLEDHQIRKERELLQKLDHLKEELLPLEQMKARIMDSAEAKTSRLLWIGLALMSTQGGALAWLTWWVYSWDIMEPVTYFITYGSAMAFYAYFVLTKQDYIYTDAKDRQFLHYFYRKSKTQHFNVARYNKLKEDLAKAEESLRRLRQPLHLKLPIQEINDKD